A stretch of the Acidobacteriota bacterium genome encodes the following:
- a CDS encoding amidase — protein sequence MDTFTRRQLVAASVASGIAAAARPAAAAAGSPAAPAAPAAERPFALAEATIADLQDGLKAGKWTARSITEAYLARIDAVDAGGPALRSVLERNPDALAIADALDRERKEKGPRGPLHGIPVLVKDNIDTADRMATTAGSLALVGAKPPGDAFVVRRLREAGAVLLGKTNLSEWANIRSSTSTSGWSGRGGLTKNPYALDRNPCGSSSGSGVAVAASLCAAAVGTETDGSIVSPSSANGIVGIKPTVGLISRSGIIPISHSQDTAGPMARSVRDAAILLGALAGVDPGDAATADPSRKGAMDYTAFLDPSGLRGARIGVVRGLFGFLDRVDAIMTEALAALRSAGAELVDPVELTSAAKIGEPEGTVLHYEFKAGLNAYLASLGPGAPVRSLKDVIAFNERHAKEEMPYFAQETFLKAEARGPLTSFEYLEALAKSRRLARTEGIDATMDRHKLDALVAPTLGPACVTDLVNGDRWLGDASTAPAVAGYPHVTVPAGFVFGLPVGLSFFGRAWSEGTLLKVAYAFEQATKVRKAPRFLETADLTI from the coding sequence ATGGACACCTTCACCCGCCGCCAGCTCGTCGCCGCGTCCGTCGCTTCCGGAATCGCCGCCGCCGCGCGCCCCGCGGCCGCGGCCGCAGGCTCACCCGCCGCGCCGGCCGCACCCGCCGCGGAGCGCCCGTTCGCGCTCGCCGAGGCGACGATCGCGGACCTTCAGGACGGGCTGAAGGCCGGGAAATGGACTGCCCGCTCGATCACGGAGGCTTACCTCGCCCGCATCGACGCCGTCGACGCGGGGGGGCCGGCGCTCAGGAGCGTCCTCGAGAGAAACCCCGACGCCCTCGCGATCGCCGACGCGCTCGACCGCGAGCGGAAGGAGAAGGGCCCTCGCGGGCCGCTCCACGGCATCCCGGTCCTCGTGAAGGACAACATCGACACCGCCGACCGCATGGCGACGACCGCCGGTTCGCTCGCGCTCGTCGGCGCGAAGCCTCCGGGCGACGCGTTCGTCGTGCGGCGGTTGCGCGAGGCCGGCGCCGTCCTCCTCGGCAAGACGAACCTCTCCGAGTGGGCGAACATCCGGTCGTCGACCTCGACGAGCGGGTGGTCCGGCCGCGGCGGTCTCACGAAGAACCCGTACGCGCTGGACCGGAATCCCTGCGGCTCGAGCTCCGGGTCGGGAGTCGCGGTTGCCGCGAGCCTCTGCGCCGCCGCCGTCGGGACCGAGACGGACGGCTCGATCGTGAGCCCGTCCTCGGCGAACGGCATCGTCGGGATCAAGCCCACGGTCGGGCTCATCAGCCGGAGCGGCATCATCCCGATTTCGCACTCGCAGGACACGGCAGGCCCGATGGCGCGCTCGGTGCGCGACGCGGCGATCCTCCTTGGCGCGCTCGCGGGCGTCGATCCGGGAGACGCCGCGACGGCCGATCCGAGCCGCAAGGGCGCCATGGACTACACGGCGTTTCTCGACCCGAGCGGCCTCAGGGGCGCGCGCATCGGCGTCGTTCGCGGCCTCTTCGGATTTCTCGACCGCGTCGACGCCATCATGACCGAGGCGCTGGCGGCGCTCAGGAGCGCCGGCGCCGAGCTCGTCGATCCCGTAGAGCTCACCTCCGCCGCGAAGATCGGCGAGCCGGAGGGCACGGTCCTGCACTACGAGTTCAAGGCCGGCCTGAACGCGTACCTCGCCAGCCTCGGGCCCGGCGCGCCCGTCAGGTCACTGAAGGACGTCATCGCGTTCAACGAGAGGCACGCGAAGGAAGAGATGCCGTACTTCGCGCAGGAGACGTTCCTCAAGGCCGAGGCGAGAGGGCCGCTCACCTCGTTCGAATATCTCGAGGCGCTGGCGAAGTCCCGCAGGCTCGCGCGCACCGAGGGGATCGACGCGACGATGGACCGGCACAAGCTCGACGCGCTCGTCGCGCCGACGCTCGGCCCCGCGTGCGTGACCGACCTCGTGAACGGCGACCGCTGGCTGGGCGACGCATCGACGGCCCCGGCCGTCGCAGGCTACCCGCACGTCACGGTGCCAGCCGGCTTCGTTTTCGGCCTGCCCGTCGGGCTCTCGTTCTTCGGGCGGGCGTGGAGCGAGGGGACTCTCCTGAAGGTCGCCTATGCATTCGAGCAGGCGACGAAGGTGAGGAAGGCGCCGCGCTTCCTCGAGACGGCAGATCTCACGATTTAG
- the dacB gene encoding D-alanyl-D-alanine carboxypeptidase/D-alanyl-D-alanine-endopeptidase, whose product MRRVVRGRVACSAAVAVVLLASPTAAAAKKKAAPAAPATLEQRLLAIASHPPVRRSEAGIFVARVGESKPLVAFNANRPLVLASTTKLFTTAAALDRLGPAYRFRTRLYRDAEIGVDGSLPGHLVVVGGGDPGLSGRWYEDDPLAVFRPWAQSLVKRGLRDVKEGLVLDVSFFDDTQVHPDWPAEQEARWYQAPVSALSYNDNVVLVRASGGVRPGAPAILGFDPLGPPLLNLISQVVTAQRRTYVGVRREAGSHTVVAAGAVGKNRTWTGDVTVPDPPLYFASALAQVLRESGIQLSAPPAIRTEPARPVPGVLLHTHETPILPVLAVCNKRSQSFFAEQILKTLGAETRGKGSWESGRAEVRAFLASLGLDPQRYDLADGSGRAHTNKASAGAYGDFLQALATRWSHFEEFKPTMAVSGEPDGTLRHRLQTEATRGKVYAKTGNVSGVSTLCGYLTAQSGQTYVFAILLNGGVSDRRGHAYQDQFLQQLATRG is encoded by the coding sequence ATGAGGCGTGTCGTGAGGGGGAGAGTCGCGTGCTCGGCGGCGGTCGCCGTCGTGCTCCTCGCGTCGCCCACCGCGGCGGCCGCGAAGAAGAAGGCCGCACCGGCCGCGCCCGCGACGCTCGAACAGCGCCTCCTCGCGATCGCAAGCCACCCGCCCGTGCGGCGCTCGGAGGCCGGCATCTTTGTCGCGCGGGTCGGCGAGTCGAAGCCCCTCGTCGCCTTCAATGCGAACCGTCCGCTCGTCCTCGCGTCCACGACGAAGCTCTTCACGACCGCCGCGGCGCTCGACCGGCTCGGCCCGGCCTACCGGTTCCGGACGCGGCTCTATCGCGACGCCGAGATCGGCGTCGACGGCTCCCTTCCGGGCCACCTCGTCGTCGTGGGCGGCGGAGACCCCGGGCTCTCCGGACGCTGGTACGAAGACGACCCGCTCGCCGTGTTTCGTCCCTGGGCGCAGTCCCTCGTCAAGCGCGGGCTGCGCGACGTGAAGGAAGGCCTCGTTCTCGACGTGTCGTTCTTCGACGATACGCAGGTGCACCCGGACTGGCCCGCCGAGCAGGAGGCGCGCTGGTACCAGGCGCCCGTCTCGGCCCTCTCGTACAACGACAACGTCGTCCTCGTGCGTGCCTCGGGCGGCGTCCGTCCCGGCGCCCCCGCGATCCTCGGCTTCGACCCGCTCGGGCCGCCGCTCCTGAACCTCATCTCGCAGGTCGTCACGGCGCAGCGCCGCACCTACGTCGGCGTCCGCCGCGAGGCCGGCAGCCACACCGTCGTCGCTGCCGGAGCCGTCGGAAAGAACCGGACGTGGACGGGCGACGTGACGGTGCCGGACCCGCCGCTCTACTTCGCGAGCGCGCTCGCGCAGGTCCTGCGGGAGAGCGGGATCCAGCTCTCGGCTCCGCCGGCGATCCGGACGGAGCCGGCGCGGCCCGTGCCCGGCGTCCTGCTCCACACGCACGAGACGCCGATCCTCCCCGTCCTCGCGGTCTGCAACAAGCGCTCGCAGTCCTTCTTCGCGGAGCAGATCCTCAAGACCCTCGGCGCCGAGACGCGCGGGAAGGGCTCTTGGGAGAGCGGCCGCGCCGAGGTCCGGGCATTCCTCGCGTCGCTCGGCCTGGACCCGCAGCGGTACGACCTCGCGGACGGCTCCGGCCGCGCGCACACGAACAAGGCGAGCGCGGGCGCGTACGGCGACTTCCTGCAGGCCCTGGCGACCAGGTGGAGTCACTTCGAGGAGTTCAAGCCGACGATGGCCGTCTCGGGCGAACCCGACGGCACGCTCCGCCACCGCCTCCAGACCGAGGCGACGCGCGGGAAGGTCTACGCGAAGACGGGTAACGTCTCGGGCGTCTCGACGCTCTGCGGCTACCTCACCGCGCAGAGCGGCCAGACGTACGTCTTCGCGATCCTCCTGAACGGCGGCGTCTCCGATCGCCGCGGCCACGCGTACCAGGACCAGTTCCTGCAGCAGCTCGCGACGCGGGGCTAG
- a CDS encoding ATP-dependent DNA helicase: MALSIDLAAKTIALSPGALLAGNGRRIGFDRGEGFERLWIGQAVHRRVLGGNLETVPGYAVEKAIRLSFAVDDYAAVLEGRLDGRWEDGGRVVVDEVKSLHFAEDLARLPGSPRLERFQLQLRWYMHAVAAAEGREVTGRLILADIETGATKIIDVAHEPEKTLADLVRRTRLLLDEFLEERALAEAKAAEAGTLVFPHETYRLGQSEMEEAAARAAAQGEHLLAEAPTGIGKTAAAVFPLLKAALESGRRLYVLTAKTTQQEIYEKTIGLVEGDSFRSVRLRAKERMCANDVVLCHEDHCAYAKDYGAKMEASGLLDRLVETHRHLDPDTVFEESRAETVCPFEVSLELAERADVVIGDYNYVFDPVVALSGAREPAALKDAFLLVDEAHNLVDRGRGYYSPELAESELRTLEQRIGVSTAKTAWDAGEAVRRILKLVSESASILPEEEREAADLVTLDEARLDDLRLDMESLLVRHLAEMRSGGERVPDDPVLDLYFTYARFHDVSKQAAAGDKAAEAFDILASRGPRGAKLAILCKDPSRLLGETLNAAAATVSMSATLSPPEFYRDLLGLDADRTTVLRLPSPFPRENRAILIAPDVDTTYAARGKGAPRIAALVADVARGCPGNVLALFPSYRFLDDVRTHLPALPGRRIIRPSDRSTEVERNRVLASLKDRGAPVLLLAVSGGAFAEGVDYPGEMLRAVVVVSPALPMVRFEQERMRRYFEERYERGFEYAYVIPGMTRVVQSAGRLIRSESDTGVVVLACRRFLQAPYSRYLPEHWYNEDPSELACIDVGKRPREIFWGGGGGVVPGGGRRQGDARVLRRDQRVSTRASNASERRPSRVRARTR, translated from the coding sequence GTGGCGCTCTCGATCGACCTCGCGGCGAAGACCATCGCGCTCTCCCCCGGCGCGCTTCTCGCCGGAAACGGACGCCGCATCGGGTTCGACCGCGGCGAGGGCTTCGAGCGCCTCTGGATCGGCCAGGCCGTCCACCGGCGCGTCCTCGGCGGGAACCTCGAGACCGTCCCGGGCTACGCGGTGGAGAAGGCGATCAGGCTTTCCTTCGCGGTCGACGACTACGCGGCGGTCCTCGAGGGCCGCCTCGACGGGCGCTGGGAGGACGGAGGACGGGTCGTCGTGGACGAGGTGAAGTCGCTGCACTTCGCCGAGGACCTCGCGCGGCTGCCCGGGTCGCCCCGCCTCGAGCGATTCCAGCTCCAGCTGCGCTGGTACATGCACGCGGTCGCCGCGGCCGAGGGCCGCGAGGTCACCGGGCGTCTCATCCTCGCGGACATCGAGACGGGCGCGACGAAGATCATCGACGTCGCTCACGAGCCGGAGAAGACGCTGGCGGACCTCGTCCGCCGCACCCGGCTCCTCCTCGACGAGTTCCTCGAGGAGCGCGCGCTCGCCGAGGCGAAGGCCGCCGAGGCGGGGACTCTCGTCTTTCCGCACGAGACGTACCGCCTGGGCCAGAGCGAGATGGAGGAGGCGGCCGCGCGCGCCGCCGCTCAGGGCGAGCACCTGCTCGCCGAGGCGCCCACGGGCATCGGGAAGACCGCCGCCGCGGTGTTCCCCCTCCTCAAGGCCGCCCTCGAGTCCGGCCGCAGGCTCTACGTCCTGACGGCAAAGACGACGCAGCAGGAAATCTACGAGAAGACGATCGGCCTCGTGGAGGGCGACTCCTTTCGCTCCGTCCGGCTGCGCGCCAAGGAGCGGATGTGCGCGAACGACGTCGTCCTCTGCCACGAGGATCACTGCGCGTACGCGAAGGACTACGGCGCCAAGATGGAGGCCTCGGGCCTCCTCGACCGCCTCGTCGAGACCCACCGGCACCTCGACCCGGACACGGTCTTCGAGGAGTCCCGCGCCGAGACCGTCTGCCCGTTCGAGGTTTCGCTGGAGCTCGCCGAGCGCGCGGACGTCGTGATCGGCGACTACAACTACGTGTTCGACCCGGTCGTCGCCCTCTCGGGGGCCCGCGAGCCGGCCGCCCTGAAGGACGCGTTCCTGCTCGTCGACGAGGCGCACAACCTCGTGGACCGCGGCCGCGGCTACTACTCCCCCGAGCTGGCCGAGAGCGAGCTCCGGACGCTCGAGCAGCGGATCGGCGTGTCGACCGCGAAGACCGCCTGGGACGCGGGCGAGGCGGTGCGCCGCATCCTCAAGCTCGTCTCGGAGTCCGCGTCGATCCTGCCGGAGGAGGAGCGCGAGGCGGCCGACCTCGTCACGCTCGACGAGGCCCGGCTCGACGATCTGCGCCTCGACATGGAGTCGCTTCTCGTCCGCCACCTCGCCGAGATGCGCTCCGGGGGCGAGCGCGTGCCGGACGACCCGGTCCTCGACCTCTACTTCACGTACGCGCGGTTTCACGACGTGTCGAAGCAGGCGGCCGCGGGCGACAAGGCCGCCGAGGCGTTCGACATCCTCGCCTCGCGGGGTCCGAGAGGCGCGAAGCTCGCGATCCTCTGCAAGGACCCGTCGCGCCTCCTCGGGGAGACGCTCAACGCGGCCGCGGCGACGGTCTCGATGTCCGCCACGCTTTCCCCGCCCGAGTTCTACCGCGACCTCCTCGGGCTGGACGCGGACCGCACGACGGTCCTGCGCCTGCCCTCGCCGTTCCCGCGCGAGAACCGCGCGATCCTGATCGCCCCGGACGTCGACACGACGTATGCGGCGCGCGGCAAGGGGGCGCCGCGCATCGCGGCGCTCGTCGCGGACGTCGCGCGCGGCTGCCCGGGAAACGTTCTCGCGCTCTTCCCGTCCTACCGGTTCCTCGACGACGTACGCACGCACCTGCCCGCGCTTCCGGGGCGGCGCATCATCCGCCCGTCCGACCGCTCGACGGAGGTCGAGCGCAACCGCGTCCTCGCATCCCTCAAGGACCGCGGAGCCCCCGTCCTCCTCCTGGCCGTCTCGGGCGGCGCGTTCGCCGAGGGCGTCGACTACCCCGGGGAGATGCTCCGGGCGGTCGTCGTCGTCTCGCCCGCGCTCCCGATGGTGCGCTTCGAGCAGGAACGCATGCGCCGCTACTTCGAGGAGCGCTACGAGCGCGGGTTCGAGTACGCGTACGTCATTCCGGGAATGACGCGCGTCGTACAGAGCGCCGGCCGCCTCATCCGCTCCGAGTCGGACACGGGCGTCGTCGTTCTCGCCTGCCGCAGGTTCCTCCAGGCGCCGTACAGCCGGTACCTGCCGGAGCACTGGTACAACGAGGACCCGTCCGAGCTCGCCTGCATCGACGTTGGGAAGCGCCCCAGGGAAATTTTTTGGGGGGGGGGGGGGGGGGTCGTTCCGGGGGGGGGGCGTCGGCAAGGCGACGCGCGAGTTCTTCGAAGGGATCAGCGCGTCTCGACCCGAGCCTCGAACGCCTCGGAAAGAAGGCCGTCGCGCGTGAGGGCCAGGACGCGGTAG
- a CDS encoding Stp1/IreP family PP2C-type Ser/Thr phosphatase, giving the protein MVVSAFGLTDVGRKRRHNEDAYLIDEERGLFVVADGMGGHAAGEVASRITVESIQEYIAATEEEHESSWPFGFNSRVSLEGNRLTTAVEKANEKVMRAVQNRPELKGMGTTVVAALFDADRATLVHVGDSRAYLFRDGELRRLTDDHSWVQEQVNAGILSEDEAKSHPLKNVVTRALGGAAHVSVDLIEVPVRTGDRYLLCSDGLTGMLPDEELFEHFRTSGSLDATVRMLIEVANARGGVDNITAILVEVKDAGSGKSDAAKTDPPRSRLTSNESTAVTIDGPPPKINPADS; this is encoded by the coding sequence GTGGTCGTCTCCGCATTCGGTCTCACCGACGTCGGCCGGAAACGGCGTCACAACGAGGACGCGTACCTCATCGACGAGGAGCGCGGCCTCTTCGTGGTGGCGGACGGGATGGGCGGCCACGCGGCCGGCGAGGTCGCCTCACGCATCACGGTCGAATCCATCCAGGAGTACATCGCCGCCACCGAGGAAGAGCACGAGAGCTCGTGGCCCTTCGGGTTCAACAGCCGCGTCTCGCTCGAGGGCAACCGTCTCACGACGGCCGTCGAGAAGGCGAACGAGAAGGTCATGCGCGCCGTTCAGAACCGGCCCGAGCTCAAGGGCATGGGGACGACGGTCGTCGCGGCCCTCTTCGACGCCGACCGGGCCACCCTCGTGCACGTCGGCGACAGCCGCGCCTATCTCTTCCGCGACGGCGAGCTCCGGCGCCTGACGGACGACCACTCCTGGGTGCAGGAGCAGGTCAACGCCGGGATTCTCAGCGAGGACGAGGCCAAGAGCCACCCGCTCAAGAACGTCGTGACGCGCGCCCTCGGGGGCGCCGCGCACGTCTCGGTGGACCTCATCGAGGTGCCGGTGCGCACGGGAGATCGCTACCTCCTGTGCTCGGACGGGCTCACGGGCATGCTTCCCGACGAAGAGCTCTTCGAGCACTTCCGCACGTCGGGCTCGCTCGACGCGACGGTCCGCATGCTGATCGAGGTCGCGAACGCGCGCGGCGGCGTCGACAACATCACGGCGATCCTCGTCGAGGTGAAGGACGCCGGCTCGGGAAAGAGCGACGCCGCGAAGACCGACCCGCCCCGGTCGAGACTCACGTCCAACGAGAGCACCGCCGTCACCATCGACGGCCCCCCCCCGAAGATCAATCCCGCGGACTCCTGA
- a CDS encoding DnaJ domain-containing protein: MTNYYDVLGVARDATSAEITNKFRVLAREQHPDRYSDPDRKRSAEFKFQILTEALNVLTNPARRKAHDAELEKSRPVTQDPAGQARVFLAKGVKSYREGNFPDAIQQFELAVNHYDKDAKAWHYLALSCMKVVGQTRKGVDAIEAAIKLDPNNALMRRDAGKLYIMAGLSSKAERHLEEALTWMPEDPETLTLLMKVRPNRPTSGVRKPPSGIFGRKG, from the coding sequence GTGACGAACTACTACGACGTGCTCGGGGTTGCGCGGGACGCGACGTCGGCCGAGATCACGAACAAGTTCCGCGTGCTCGCGCGTGAGCAGCACCCCGACCGGTATTCGGATCCCGACCGCAAGCGCTCCGCGGAGTTCAAGTTCCAGATTCTGACCGAGGCCCTGAACGTCCTCACCAACCCTGCGCGCCGAAAGGCGCATGACGCCGAGCTCGAGAAGAGCCGCCCCGTCACCCAGGACCCCGCGGGCCAGGCGCGCGTCTTCCTCGCGAAGGGCGTCAAGTCCTACCGGGAAGGGAACTTCCCCGACGCGATCCAGCAGTTCGAGCTCGCGGTGAACCACTACGACAAGGACGCGAAGGCCTGGCACTACCTCGCGCTCTCGTGCATGAAGGTCGTCGGGCAGACCCGCAAGGGCGTCGACGCGATCGAGGCCGCGATCAAGCTCGACCCGAACAACGCGCTCATGCGGCGCGACGCCGGGAAGCTCTACATCATGGCCGGGCTGTCGTCCAAGGCCGAGCGCCACCTCGAGGAGGCGCTCACCTGGATGCCCGAGGACCCCGAGACGCTCACGCTGCTCATGAAAGTGCGTCCGAACAGGCCCACGAGCGGCGTCCGCAAGCCGCCGAGCGGGATTTTCGGGCGGAAGGGATAA
- a CDS encoding helix-turn-helix domain-containing protein, with amino-acid sequence MRDVSREQLAAATKVSLRHLAALESGRFDQLPAVVFSKGFVRVIALHLGLDAERQTAAFRHVYARWEEEKIKPTTGETNTARLRLSQPRRAVSSSTTVRALGIALLLAAVTGGAAFFRTRGAARRVTPAHTPVARAESGPASLALPPAVAAATVALPVDAPGASSGTLARSGRTLTLSFRDECWAEVFVDGKVVVRGLFPKGAKREFSGGGTFTLTLGNAGVVEVAVDGRSLDPIGGEGEVVKNYVINHG; translated from the coding sequence TTGCGCGATGTGAGCCGCGAGCAATTGGCCGCCGCGACAAAGGTGTCGCTGCGCCATCTCGCCGCGCTCGAGAGCGGGCGTTTCGACCAGCTCCCGGCCGTCGTCTTCTCGAAGGGATTCGTCCGCGTGATCGCGCTCCACCTCGGACTGGACGCCGAGAGGCAGACGGCAGCCTTCCGCCACGTGTACGCGCGGTGGGAGGAAGAAAAGATCAAGCCCACGACCGGCGAAACGAACACCGCGCGCCTCAGGCTCTCGCAGCCGCGCCGCGCCGTGTCCTCCTCGACGACGGTTCGCGCTCTCGGCATCGCGCTCCTGCTCGCGGCCGTGACGGGCGGCGCCGCGTTCTTTCGCACGCGGGGGGCGGCACGCCGCGTGACGCCCGCGCATACGCCCGTCGCGCGGGCCGAGAGCGGGCCCGCGTCGCTCGCGCTCCCTCCGGCGGTCGCCGCGGCGACGGTCGCGCTGCCGGTGGACGCGCCGGGCGCTTCCAGCGGCACGCTGGCCCGCTCCGGTCGGACCCTCACGCTGAGCTTCAGGGACGAGTGCTGGGCCGAGGTGTTCGTGGACGGCAAGGTCGTCGTGCGCGGGCTTTTCCCGAAGGGAGCGAAACGCGAGTTTTCGGGCGGCGGCACGTTCACGCTCACGCTCGGCAACGCCGGCGTGGTCGAGGTCGCCGTCGACGGCCGCTCGCTGGACCCGATCGGCGGCGAGGGCGAAGTCGTCAAGAACTACGTCATCAACCACGGCTGA
- a CDS encoding tryptophan synthase subunit alpha, which produces MTRLARAFARAKSAGRAALVVFVEAGDPDLATTCRLLPALATAGADVIELGIPFSDPLADGPTIQRASERALAAGVTLAQVLDLLAAARAGGFATPVVVFSYANPILAMGEADFAHRAREAGADGVLVTDLPPEEGRAFASILKSARLDPVYLLAPTSPDDRLRRAASLSRGFVYLVSRSGITGARAALPEDLAALVGRVRRAVPRLPVAVGFGISTPEQVRAVAALADGVVVGSAVVAAMETAVRAGRDPVAAATDLVRALAGAAAKP; this is translated from the coding sequence GTGACGCGCCTCGCCCGCGCGTTCGCGCGCGCGAAGAGCGCGGGCCGGGCCGCTCTCGTCGTCTTCGTCGAAGCCGGCGATCCCGACCTTGCGACGACATGCCGCCTGCTCCCGGCGCTCGCGACGGCCGGAGCCGACGTGATCGAGCTCGGCATCCCGTTCAGCGATCCGCTCGCGGACGGACCGACGATCCAGCGGGCCTCCGAGCGTGCGCTCGCCGCGGGTGTGACGCTCGCGCAGGTCCTCGATCTCCTCGCGGCCGCCAGGGCCGGAGGCTTCGCGACACCGGTCGTCGTGTTCTCCTACGCGAACCCGATTCTGGCGATGGGAGAGGCGGACTTCGCGCACCGCGCGCGCGAGGCCGGGGCGGACGGCGTCCTCGTGACGGACCTCCCGCCCGAGGAGGGACGCGCCTTCGCGTCGATCCTGAAGAGCGCCCGCCTCGACCCGGTCTACCTCCTCGCGCCGACCTCTCCCGACGATCGCCTGCGCCGCGCGGCCTCGCTCTCCCGCGGCTTCGTGTACCTCGTGTCGCGGAGCGGGATCACGGGCGCGCGCGCGGCTCTCCCCGAGGACCTCGCGGCTCTGGTCGGGCGCGTGCGCCGCGCGGTGCCGCGCCTTCCTGTTGCCGTCGGGTTCGGCATCTCGACGCCGGAACAGGTCCGGGCGGTCGCCGCACTCGCGGACGGCGTCGTCGTCGGGAGCGCCGTCGTCGCCGCGATGGAGACGGCGGTCCGGGCCGGCCGGGACCCCGTGGCCGCCGCCACGGACCTCGTCCGGGCTCTCGCCGGGGCAGCCGCGAAGCCGTAA
- the trpB gene encoding tryptophan synthase subunit beta — MAPLDELAKAYKDAKRDPVFRAELEGLLKTYVGRPTPLTEARRLSDALGGARLWLKREDLLHTGAHKINNAIGQALLTKRMGKTRVIAETGAGQHGVATATACALFGLECVVYMGAVDVERQALNVYRMKLLGATVVPVMGGSRTLKDAINEAMRDWVATTATTHYILGSVLGPHPFPTMVRDFHSVIGKEARVQCQRAFGRLPDLLVACVGGGSNAIGLFREFLPDAGVEMVGVEAGGRSLAPGEHAARFGPGSVGVLHGTRTLILQDAAGQVLPTHSVSAGLDYPAVGPEHARLAELGRTRYVSVSDAEALAAFHRLAETEGIIPALETAHAVAWAIAEAPRRPGKNIVVNLSGRGDKDVVSVAKLEGVSL, encoded by the coding sequence ATGGCGCCGCTCGACGAGCTCGCGAAGGCCTACAAGGACGCGAAGCGCGATCCCGTGTTTCGGGCCGAGCTCGAGGGCCTCCTGAAGACGTACGTCGGGCGGCCCACGCCGCTCACCGAGGCGCGGCGCCTGTCGGACGCCCTCGGCGGCGCGCGGCTCTGGCTGAAGCGGGAGGACCTCCTCCACACGGGCGCCCACAAGATCAACAACGCGATCGGGCAGGCGCTCCTTACGAAGCGCATGGGCAAGACGCGCGTCATCGCCGAGACGGGAGCGGGGCAGCACGGGGTCGCGACGGCGACCGCCTGCGCTCTCTTCGGCCTCGAGTGCGTCGTCTACATGGGCGCCGTCGACGTGGAGCGGCAGGCCCTCAACGTCTACCGGATGAAGCTCCTCGGCGCGACCGTCGTGCCGGTTATGGGCGGCTCGCGCACCCTGAAGGACGCGATCAACGAGGCGATGCGGGACTGGGTCGCGACGACGGCGACGACGCACTACATCCTCGGCTCGGTCCTCGGACCGCACCCGTTCCCGACGATGGTGCGCGACTTCCATTCCGTCATCGGCAAGGAGGCGAGAGTTCAGTGCCAGAGGGCTTTCGGCCGGCTGCCGGACCTCCTCGTCGCGTGCGTGGGGGGCGGGTCGAACGCGATCGGTCTCTTCCGCGAGTTTCTCCCGGATGCCGGCGTCGAGATGGTCGGCGTCGAGGCCGGTGGGAGGAGTCTCGCCCCGGGCGAGCATGCGGCGCGCTTCGGCCCCGGCTCCGTCGGCGTCCTGCACGGCACGCGGACGCTCATCCTGCAGGACGCCGCGGGGCAGGTCCTGCCGACGCACTCCGTGTCGGCCGGTCTCGACTACCCCGCGGTCGGCCCCGAGCACGCGCGCCTCGCCGAGCTGGGGCGCACGCGCTACGTCTCGGTGTCGGACGCGGAGGCCCTCGCCGCCTTTCACCGCCTCGCGGAGACCGAGGGGATCATCCCCGCGCTCGAGACGGCGCACGCCGTCGCGTGGGCCATCGCCGAGGCGCCGCGCCGCCCCGGAAAGAACATCGTCGTGAACCTCTCCGGGCGCGGGGACAAGGACGTCGTCTCGGTGGCGAAACTCGAGGGGGTCTCCCTGTGA